Proteins encoded together in one Luteimonas fraxinea window:
- a CDS encoding relaxase/mobilization nuclease domain-containing protein encodes MTDRRDDDFRVRPSAPKNRGKGQGQSFVSTVLKQAGKASGGKSSMRHSAAGGSDARAGQRPGSRLGRGHTAARFAGAKLTPMSRRVTIKTLLVNQRNASPQSLAKHLRYIERDGTGRDGEPGRAYGPQTDEADLDVFKEQAADDRHHFRFIVSPEDGAELDDLRTYTRHLVNRMEADLGTRLDWVAVDHWNTDNPHTHLIVRGRDDTGKDLIIAGDYIAHGFRHRAAELATEWLGPRTELEIQQTLQREVEQERWTSLDRTLQREAGEDGRVQIERFNEPRLQRQRLLLIGRLQRLQRLGLADETQPGTWAVHADTEKTLRALGERGDIIRTMQRAMSGQPRELAVFEPGDDGRTIIGRVAAKGLADELHDRGYLVIDGIDGKAHYVALNARDELASYPTGAVVEVRGSAEVRAADKNIATLASDGLYRTDHHLAIEQGRAKPGRDPQEVVPAHVRRLEALRRAGIVERVAEGLWKVPDDLPEQGRQYDAQRLGGVAVELKSHLPIERQARVIGATWLDQQLIGGGRGLGDLGFGGDAKQAMQQRADFLEEQGLAQRRGQRVILARNLLDTLRNRELAQAAKDIAAETGLEHRPVADGQRAAGIYRRSVMLASGRYAMLDDGMGFSLVPWRPVIEQRLGQQIAATVWGGGVSWEIGRQRGPQL; translated from the coding sequence ATGACCGACCGCCGCGACGACGATTTCCGCGTGCGCCCCAGCGCCCCAAAGAACCGGGGCAAGGGCCAGGGGCAGAGCTTCGTTTCCACGGTGCTCAAGCAAGCGGGCAAGGCCAGCGGCGGCAAGTCCTCGATGCGCCACTCCGCAGCCGGTGGCAGCGACGCACGCGCCGGCCAGCGTCCCGGCTCGCGCCTGGGGCGCGGCCATACGGCAGCACGCTTCGCCGGCGCGAAGCTGACCCCCATGTCGCGGCGCGTGACCATCAAGACGCTGCTGGTCAACCAGCGCAACGCCAGCCCGCAATCGCTCGCCAAGCACCTGCGCTACATCGAGCGCGACGGCACCGGCCGTGATGGCGAGCCGGGCCGGGCCTACGGGCCGCAGACCGACGAAGCCGACCTTGATGTCTTCAAGGAGCAGGCCGCCGACGACCGGCACCATTTCCGCTTCATCGTCTCCCCGGAGGACGGCGCCGAGCTGGACGACCTGCGCACCTACACCCGGCATCTGGTGAACCGGATGGAAGCCGACCTGGGGACGCGGCTGGATTGGGTGGCGGTGGATCACTGGAACACCGACAACCCGCACACCCACCTGATCGTGCGCGGGCGCGACGACACCGGCAAAGACCTCATCATCGCCGGCGACTACATCGCCCACGGCTTCCGCCATCGCGCCGCCGAGCTGGCGACGGAATGGCTGGGGCCGCGCACCGAACTGGAGATCCAGCAGACCTTGCAGCGCGAGGTGGAGCAAGAGCGGTGGACGAGCCTGGATCGCACCCTGCAACGCGAGGCCGGCGAAGACGGCAGAGTACAGATCGAACGCTTCAACGAACCCCGGCTGCAACGCCAGCGCCTGCTGCTGATCGGCCGCCTGCAACGCTTGCAGCGCCTGGGCCTGGCCGACGAGACGCAGCCCGGCACCTGGGCGGTTCACGCCGATACCGAGAAGACCTTGCGCGCCCTGGGCGAGCGTGGCGACATCATTCGCACGATGCAGCGGGCCATGAGTGGCCAGCCGCGCGAGTTGGCGGTGTTCGAGCCGGGCGACGACGGGCGAACCATTATCGGTCGCGTGGCTGCGAAGGGGCTGGCCGACGAGCTGCACGACCGGGGCTATCTGGTCATCGACGGCATTGACGGCAAGGCTCACTACGTTGCCTTGAACGCCCGCGACGAACTGGCGAGCTATCCCACCGGCGCGGTGGTGGAGGTGCGCGGTTCCGCCGAGGTGCGGGCGGCCGACAAGAACATCGCCACGCTGGCGAGCGATGGCCTGTACCGCACCGATCACCACCTGGCGATCGAGCAAGGCCGAGCCAAGCCCGGCCGCGACCCGCAAGAAGTCGTCCCGGCCCACGTCCGCCGGCTGGAAGCCCTGCGCCGGGCCGGCATCGTCGAGCGCGTGGCCGAAGGGCTGTGGAAGGTGCCGGACGATCTGCCCGAGCAGGGCCGCCAGTACGACGCGCAGCGCCTGGGCGGTGTCGCCGTGGAACTGAAATCGCACCTGCCCATCGAGCGGCAGGCCCGCGTCATCGGCGCGACCTGGCTGGATCAGCAGTTGATCGGCGGTGGTCGAGGGCTGGGGGACCTGGGCTTTGGAGGCGACGCCAAGCAGGCCATGCAGCAGCGCGCCGACTTCCTCGAAGAACAGGGGCTGGCGCAGCGGCGCGGGCAGCGGGTCATCCTGGCGCGCAACCTGCTGGACACGCTGCGCAACCGGGAACTGGCGCAGGCCGCCAAGGACATCGCCGCCGAAACCGGCCTGGAACATCGCCCGGTAGCCGACGGGCAGCGCGCCGCCGGCATCTACCGGCGCTCGGTCATGCTCGCCAGCGGGCGCTACGCGATGCTCGATGACGGCATGGGATTCAGCTTGGTGCCGTGGCGGCCAGTGATTGAACAGCGGCTGGGGCAGCAGATCGCTGCGACGGTGTGGGGTGGCGGGGTGTCATGGGAGATTGGACGACAGCGTGGCCCGCAACTTTAA
- a CDS encoding S26 family signal peptidase produces the protein MTAHSTTARTPEAAPHPRSRLRARIVLAGFAAVGLAALAWAAFVQPLPRLIYNPSDSVPVGWYHVQPLDHRAASLPVGSIVLTRLPANAAALAAQRGYLPAHVPLLKRVGAVAPQHVCIVAGQVRIDGVPSAAVLPADRLGRPLPSWPQCRRLAPGELLLLSVTNPASFDSRYFGPVSASSVIGVAHPVWLETRP, from the coding sequence ATGACCGCTCATTCCACCACCGCACGCACGCCCGAAGCCGCGCCGCATCCTCGCTCGCGCCTGCGCGCTCGCATTGTGCTGGCGGGCTTCGCCGCGGTCGGCCTCGCTGCGCTGGCCTGGGCGGCTTTCGTGCAGCCGCTGCCGCGCCTGATCTACAACCCGTCCGACAGCGTTCCGGTCGGCTGGTATCACGTGCAGCCGCTTGACCATCGGGCCGCCTCGCTGCCGGTCGGCAGCATCGTCCTGACCCGATTGCCTGCCAACGCTGCCGCGCTCGCTGCGCAGCGCGGCTACCTGCCTGCTCACGTTCCGCTGCTCAAACGTGTGGGCGCGGTCGCGCCGCAACACGTCTGCATCGTCGCCGGTCAGGTTCGCATCGACGGCGTGCCTTCGGCCGCCGTGCTGCCTGCCGACCGGCTGGGCCGGCCGTTGCCATCCTGGCCGCAATGCCGCCGCCTTGCGCCTGGCGAACTGCTCCTGTTGAGCGTGACCAATCCGGCGTCGTTCGACAGCCGCTACTTCGGCCCGGTCAGCGCATCCTCTGTGATCGGCGTCGCGCATCCGGTCTGGCTGGAGACACGCCCATGA
- a CDS encoding DUF2840 domain-containing protein codes for MNASITPAAHAATAAPATVPPPSLSTLAGQAGSVPLTRVSLAYIEPRFKLYLRFGEPARTLQLDRWRRCAVFLPNAVLCRIRWQANDYGTIRWQLMVMQAATPLDTVQRIPGVRPGARLLLHAEGENAVRAVLERIDGIDAQGIAAIDVSPAYWRTLGNRLASRLALPEYTAERHAAWLTGRALP; via the coding sequence ATGAACGCATCCATCACGCCTGCCGCTCACGCGGCGACGGCTGCACCGGCTACCGTGCCGCCGCCTTCGCTTTCGACGCTCGCTGGCCAAGCTGGGAGCGTGCCCCTGACTCGCGTATCGCTCGCCTACATCGAGCCGCGCTTCAAGCTCTACCTGCGCTTCGGCGAACCGGCGCGCACGCTCCAGCTCGACCGCTGGCGGCGCTGCGCGGTGTTCTTGCCAAACGCGGTTCTGTGTCGCATCCGCTGGCAGGCCAACGACTACGGCACGATCCGCTGGCAGCTCATGGTGATGCAAGCCGCCACGCCGCTCGATACCGTGCAGCGCATCCCCGGCGTGCGGCCCGGCGCACGCCTGCTGCTGCACGCCGAAGGCGAGAACGCGGTGCGTGCCGTGCTGGAACGCATCGACGGCATCGACGCGCAGGGCATCGCCGCCATCGACGTGTCGCCTGCGTACTGGCGCACGCTGGGCAACCGTCTGGCGTCCCGCCTGGCGCTGCCTGAATACACCGCCGAGCGGCACGCCGCCTGGCTGACCGGGAGGGCGCTGCCATGA
- a CDS encoding chromosome partitioning protein ParB, with product MTAKPPPPNSKRTAKRVGIGARPPANPHAEAWIRQGDADALNKGDLYTARLTLDVTPALRARIKIAAFGQAVTVAELLRGLLEREFPENRMENLP from the coding sequence ATGACAGCGAAGCCACCACCACCGAACAGCAAACGCACGGCCAAGCGCGTCGGCATCGGCGCACGTCCGCCCGCGAATCCGCACGCCGAGGCGTGGATTCGCCAGGGCGATGCCGATGCGCTGAACAAGGGCGACCTCTACACCGCACGCCTGACCCTCGACGTGACGCCCGCGCTGCGCGCGCGCATCAAGATCGCCGCCTTCGGCCAAGCCGTGACCGTGGCCGAATTGCTGCGCGGCCTGCTGGAGCGGGAGTTTCCCGAGAACCGCATGGAGAACCTGCCATGA
- the parA gene encoding ParA family partition ATPase: MIVALLNQKGGVGKTTLATHIAGELAMRGQSVILLDADPQGSSLDWTQRRSQQGLPRLFSAVGLARETLHQEAPELARRADHVIIDGPPRIAALARSALLAAERVLIPVQPSPYDLWASAEMVALIREAQVFRPALRAAFVINRRVSTTVIGREARQSLAEQPLPALRAEVRQRIVFADSVAAGRLARETAPDSAAAREIAALVDELLRWPT; the protein is encoded by the coding sequence ATGATCGTCGCCTTGCTCAACCAGAAAGGCGGCGTCGGCAAGACCACGCTCGCCACGCACATCGCCGGCGAACTGGCGATGCGCGGGCAGTCGGTCATCCTGCTGGATGCTGACCCGCAAGGTTCATCGCTGGACTGGACGCAGCGCAGAAGCCAGCAAGGCTTGCCGCGGCTGTTCAGCGCCGTGGGCTTGGCCCGCGAAACGCTGCACCAGGAAGCGCCAGAACTCGCCCGCCGCGCAGATCACGTCATCATCGACGGGCCGCCGCGCATCGCCGCCTTGGCGCGCTCCGCGCTGCTGGCGGCCGAGCGCGTGCTGATTCCCGTGCAGCCCAGCCCGTATGACCTTTGGGCCAGCGCCGAGATGGTGGCGCTGATCCGCGAGGCGCAAGTCTTTCGGCCTGCGCTGCGCGCGGCCTTCGTCATCAACCGCCGCGTCAGCACCACGGTGATCGGTCGGGAGGCGCGGCAGTCGCTGGCCGAACAGCCGCTGCCGGCGCTGCGCGCCGAAGTGCGCCAGCGCATCGTCTTCGCCGACAGCGTGGCCGCCGGTCGGCTCGCACGCGAGACGGCGCCCGACAGCGCCGCCGCGCGCGAGATCGCCGCGCTGGTGGACGAACTGCTGCGGTGGCCGACATGA
- a CDS encoding replication initiator protein A: protein MSSPRQEREQLDLFRALPGDMAPRDSQDLMAFPFFSLAKSRRTAPIDFRSGNITIRVEGTAEHGIATIWDADVLIWAASQIVEARDAGIRPSRWIRATPYEILRFIGRGTSLNDYLRLKAALDRLQSTSVATSIRETTGRRLHRFSWINEWKELADASGVPLGLELILPDWFYAGVVDAALVLTIDPAYFRLKGGIERWLYRLVRKHGGKQPDGWQFDFRHLHRKSGSAARFSDFAYDLRVLVARQSLPGYVLGIEAMPDEGLELLTFRPVLHTARG from the coding sequence ATGTCCAGCCCACGGCAGGAGCGCGAACAGCTCGATCTGTTCCGTGCCTTGCCCGGCGACATGGCACCGCGCGACAGCCAGGACTTGATGGCCTTTCCGTTCTTCTCACTGGCGAAGTCGCGGCGCACGGCGCCGATCGACTTTCGCAGCGGGAACATCACCATCCGCGTGGAAGGCACGGCCGAGCACGGCATCGCCACGATATGGGATGCCGACGTGTTGATATGGGCGGCCTCGCAGATCGTGGAAGCGCGCGACGCGGGCATACGCCCGTCGCGCTGGATACGCGCCACGCCTTACGAGATTTTGCGCTTCATTGGACGAGGAACATCCCTCAACGACTACCTGCGCCTGAAGGCCGCGCTGGATCGCCTGCAATCGACCAGCGTGGCCACGTCCATCCGCGAAACCACGGGAAGGCGCTTGCATCGCTTCTCGTGGATCAACGAGTGGAAGGAACTGGCCGACGCCAGCGGCGTGCCGCTGGGCCTCGAATTGATCCTGCCGGACTGGTTCTACGCGGGCGTGGTGGACGCCGCCCTGGTGCTGACCATCGACCCCGCGTACTTCCGCCTCAAAGGCGGCATCGAACGCTGGCTGTACCGCCTCGTGCGCAAGCACGGCGGCAAGCAGCCGGACGGCTGGCAGTTCGACTTCCGGCACCTGCACCGCAAGTCGGGCAGCGCGGCACGCTTCTCGGACTTCGCCTACGACCTGCGCGTCCTGGTGGCGCGGCAGTCGTTGCCCGGCTACGTCCTCGGCATCGAGGCGATGCCGGACGAAGGATTGGAACTGCTGACCTTCCGGCCCGTGCTGCATACGGCACGGGGATAA
- a CDS encoding helix-turn-helix transcriptional regulator yields the protein MRPAPLRPAAAAVAAPAQPQRYLTNDEAAEYLRLSPRTLEKQRVIGGGPKFRKFGRRVMYAVADLDAWADQRSYEATSDPEYAERHAGDYRDGR from the coding sequence ATGCGACCCGCACCCTTGCGGCCTGCCGCCGCTGCTGTCGCTGCGCCCGCGCAGCCCCAACGCTACCTGACCAACGACGAAGCCGCCGAGTATCTGCGCCTGTCGCCGCGCACGCTCGAAAAGCAGCGCGTGATCGGCGGCGGCCCGAAGTTCCGCAAGTTCGGCCGCCGCGTCATGTACGCGGTGGCCGACCTCGATGCCTGGGCCGACCAGCGCAGCTACGAGGCCACGTCCGATCCGGAATACGCCGAACGCCACGCGGGCGACTACCGTGATGGCCGCTGA
- a CDS encoding DUF2285 domain-containing protein — MADPSAEYWYPTAAYLYTLHLDGPALAWEYLRRHPDYRRDWLRRRRRPETAHAWGLRLLEDPALDARDAHPIWFPDADTVVQLYPDADPPPDALAFAFWRIPGQKHLIHDGKRLVVLARWPGCCLRLVIAPGLEDGMAYAYAIRACATPCVRYQALATELDKLAIAGEALPAGTARSRPTLAALLELNTLQALDGTLAGASLRDVAEGLFGADAVAADWHADSALRARVRRLVRRGDALMRGGYRRLAQLPSVAQGRAASPAKRP, encoded by the coding sequence ATGGCTGACCCGAGCGCCGAATACTGGTATCCGACCGCTGCGTATCTCTACACGCTGCACCTCGACGGCCCCGCGCTGGCGTGGGAATACCTGCGCCGCCACCCCGACTACCGCCGCGACTGGCTGCGCCGTCGCCGTCGGCCGGAGACGGCGCACGCCTGGGGGCTTCGCCTGCTGGAAGACCCTGCCCTGGATGCGCGCGACGCGCATCCGATCTGGTTCCCGGATGCCGACACAGTGGTTCAGCTCTACCCGGATGCCGACCCGCCACCCGATGCGTTGGCCTTCGCGTTCTGGCGCATTCCCGGCCAGAAGCATCTGATCCACGATGGCAAGCGCCTGGTGGTGCTGGCACGCTGGCCGGGGTGCTGCCTGCGGCTGGTGATCGCTCCCGGCCTGGAGGATGGCATGGCCTACGCCTATGCCATCCGCGCCTGCGCCACACCTTGCGTCCGCTATCAGGCACTGGCGACCGAGCTGGACAAGCTGGCCATCGCTGGCGAGGCCTTACCCGCAGGAACGGCAAGGTCACGACCGACGCTCGCCGCATTGCTGGAGTTGAACACGCTCCAGGCGCTCGACGGCACCCTGGCGGGCGCGTCCTTGCGCGACGTGGCCGAAGGGCTGTTCGGCGCCGATGCCGTCGCCGCCGACTGGCACGCGGACAGCGCCTTGCGCGCCCGCGTTCGCCGGCTGGTGCGCCGGGGCGATGCGCTGATGCGCGGCGGCTATCGCCGCCTGGCACAGCTTCCGTCCGTTGCACAGGGACGCGCTGCATCCCCTGCAAAACGTCCCTGA
- a CDS encoding DUF2958 domain-containing protein, whose amino-acid sequence MTQPLVTAEQRAQLLAVGEARAAGRSIDPMPTVRLFTPDAHATWLLAALDPTDGDTAWGLIDLGIGMPGLGHVKLSDLASIVGPRKQPVMRDRYFQPVRLLSEYLRLAEENGLITD is encoded by the coding sequence ATGACCCAGCCGCTCGTCACCGCTGAACAGCGGGCGCAACTGCTCGCCGTCGGCGAGGCACGCGCCGCTGGTCGGAGCATCGACCCGATGCCGACGGTACGGCTGTTCACTCCTGACGCGCACGCCACTTGGCTGCTGGCCGCGCTCGACCCGACCGATGGCGATACGGCATGGGGTCTGATCGACCTGGGAATAGGCATGCCCGGCCTGGGCCATGTGAAGCTGTCCGATCTGGCGTCCATCGTCGGGCCGCGCAAGCAGCCGGTGATGCGCGATCGCTACTTCCAGCCGGTGCGGCTGTTGTCGGAGTACCTGCGGCTGGCTGAAGAAAACGGCTTGATCACTGACTGA
- a CDS encoding helix-turn-helix domain-containing protein, with product MGCHLGFYGETKLVTAKHSLATAIRTIRKARGLSQEAFSDVSSRTYMSSLERDLKSPTMHKLTALCEVMDVHPLTLLTLAYAGDSTRKTDQLLAQVRQELEAILKERDTP from the coding sequence ATGGGCTGTCATCTTGGTTTTTACGGGGAAACCAAGTTGGTGACAGCGAAACACTCATTGGCGACGGCAATACGGACGATCAGGAAAGCGCGTGGCTTGAGCCAGGAAGCGTTCTCCGACGTGTCCAGCCGCACCTACATGAGTTCGCTGGAGCGCGACTTGAAAAGCCCGACCATGCACAAGCTGACCGCGCTGTGCGAGGTCATGGACGTGCATCCGCTCACGCTGCTGACGCTGGCGTATGCCGGCGACAGCACGCGCAAGACCGATCAGCTTCTGGCGCAGGTGCGCCAGGAACTTGAGGCCATATTGAAGGAACGCGACACGCCGTAG
- a CDS encoding helix-turn-helix domain-containing protein — protein MNRDAAIGKRIAALRDEVGLKQNELAKKLTWSAAVLSRVENGDRALAAEELQTVLDGIGTADALKLREILERQWQMIPEPALGDPDADLLWDAEQTAQQVHALAERPDVKQFYERRLVRYQEELLAKAASVADKRYRAAFIGTIAVGKSTAICRAEGLEIPGSKGMPKAVLETGAGGITICEVHVRRGPGYGLIVEPCTEDEVRRHVADFANFLVNPPQASRSETDDGEGGASPGISREVERALRNMAGLRRRRSEKRSDGTVIPAVDDARELAARFTDAKSLSVEILSRMELHKRDRRDIWHDDTTGKRPLDWLQEIFERVNNGRSEEFTLPRRIELVVPIAILGDESVSVTLIDTQGIDDIAERGDLEVHFDDTHTVVVLCTVFNEAPATAVRQLLTRAREGGVRTLDSHAAILALPRPGEALAVKDNGFPVQSAEEGYEVKGEEVQLKLQPMGLDHLPVLFFNAAEDAPEQLRNFIRARITAVQEWQRNGLREIIAGAKSMLENYEKDQAREAMAAAARRLTIWLDNNEAIPAQTKRHVHDSLVAAVGAAHPRTVYAAIVRDGDWWNLNYAHQLSHGARRIAAGIAEPKLQKFKEIAENLLQDDQFSDAHDLIHQTVRTMEAGFDALVRKAQLVGQSIHSDEMTADANFWKTCYGEWGRGSGYRDRINYHNQSWFKEKNEGGADARVMQLVTDSWHEAVVTVRHLLAQD, from the coding sequence ATGAACAGAGACGCGGCGATTGGTAAGCGCATTGCAGCCTTGCGCGATGAAGTAGGACTCAAGCAGAACGAGCTGGCCAAGAAACTCACCTGGAGCGCGGCAGTGCTGTCCCGCGTCGAGAATGGCGACCGAGCGTTGGCGGCGGAGGAACTTCAAACCGTGCTTGATGGTATCGGCACGGCTGATGCGCTGAAGCTGCGGGAGATACTGGAGCGCCAGTGGCAGATGATCCCAGAGCCTGCCCTTGGCGACCCGGATGCTGACCTGCTGTGGGACGCAGAACAGACGGCGCAACAGGTGCATGCGCTTGCCGAGCGTCCCGATGTGAAACAGTTCTACGAGCGCCGATTGGTTCGCTATCAGGAAGAATTGCTCGCCAAAGCGGCAAGCGTGGCAGACAAGCGCTATCGGGCGGCTTTCATAGGAACTATTGCAGTGGGCAAGTCCACTGCGATTTGCCGTGCGGAAGGGCTCGAAATTCCGGGCAGCAAGGGAATGCCGAAAGCTGTCTTGGAAACCGGCGCGGGCGGTATAACCATCTGTGAAGTGCATGTCCGGCGTGGCCCTGGATATGGACTTATCGTGGAGCCCTGCACCGAAGATGAAGTACGGCGGCACGTTGCCGACTTCGCAAACTTTCTTGTGAATCCTCCACAAGCGTCGCGTTCAGAGACCGATGACGGCGAAGGCGGCGCGTCGCCGGGAATCTCCCGTGAGGTCGAGCGCGCATTGCGAAACATGGCCGGGCTTCGGCGTCGCCGCAGCGAAAAGCGCTCGGATGGCACGGTCATTCCTGCGGTCGATGACGCCCGTGAGCTGGCTGCGCGGTTCACCGATGCCAAGTCGCTATCCGTGGAAATCCTGTCTCGCATGGAGTTGCACAAGCGCGATCGCCGCGACATATGGCACGACGACACCACGGGCAAGCGGCCACTGGATTGGCTGCAGGAAATCTTCGAGCGCGTCAACAACGGCCGCAGCGAGGAATTCACGTTGCCGCGTCGGATCGAACTTGTCGTACCTATCGCGATCCTAGGCGATGAGTCGGTTTCGGTCACACTGATCGACACGCAAGGCATCGACGATATCGCTGAGCGCGGCGATCTCGAAGTTCATTTTGATGACACTCATACCGTGGTCGTGCTGTGCACCGTGTTCAATGAAGCGCCCGCAACTGCCGTGCGGCAGTTGCTGACCCGTGCTCGGGAAGGAGGCGTTCGGACACTGGATAGTCATGCAGCCATCCTTGCCTTGCCGCGTCCCGGTGAAGCACTCGCTGTCAAGGACAATGGCTTTCCTGTGCAGTCGGCCGAAGAAGGCTATGAAGTCAAGGGTGAAGAAGTGCAGTTGAAGCTGCAACCTATGGGGCTCGACCACCTGCCTGTCTTGTTCTTCAATGCTGCGGAGGATGCGCCTGAGCAACTGCGGAACTTCATCCGCGCACGCATCACGGCCGTGCAGGAGTGGCAGCGCAATGGGTTGCGCGAAATCATCGCTGGTGCCAAGTCCATGCTTGAGAACTACGAAAAAGATCAGGCTCGGGAAGCAATGGCGGCCGCAGCCCGTCGCCTGACCATCTGGCTGGACAACAACGAAGCAATTCCGGCACAAACCAAGCGGCATGTCCACGACAGTCTGGTGGCGGCTGTGGGTGCCGCACACCCGCGCACCGTCTATGCCGCCATCGTAAGAGACGGAGATTGGTGGAATCTCAACTATGCCCACCAGCTCAGTCATGGTGCCCGGCGCATCGCGGCCGGTATTGCTGAACCGAAGTTGCAGAAGTTCAAGGAGATCGCCGAGAACCTGCTGCAAGACGATCAGTTCAGTGATGCCCATGACCTCATCCATCAAACAGTCAGGACGATGGAAGCCGGCTTCGATGCGCTTGTCCGAAAAGCCCAACTGGTTGGGCAAAGCATCCATTCGGATGAAATGACCGCTGACGCCAACTTTTGGAAGACGTGCTATGGCGAATGGGGAAGAGGTTCTGGCTATCGTGATCGCATCAACTACCACAACCAAAGCTGGTTCAAGGAGAAGAACGAAGGTGGAGCTGATGCCCGCGTCATGCAACTGGTTACGGATAGTTGGCATGAAGCAGTCGTAACCGTTCGCCATCTGCTAGCGCAAGATTGA
- a CDS encoding DUF736 domain-containing protein, producing the protein MANIGTFTADKDGFTGTLRTLTLNVKVKLVPDDKGDNDNAPDFRLQAAGHDIGAAWKKTSEAGRPYVSVTLDDPSFPATVYARLIEGEDGTHDLIWSRSKPKAA; encoded by the coding sequence ATGGCTAACATCGGCACCTTCACCGCAGACAAAGACGGTTTCACCGGCACGCTTCGCACCCTGACGCTCAACGTCAAGGTCAAGCTGGTTCCCGACGACAAGGGGGACAACGACAACGCCCCCGACTTCCGCCTGCAGGCGGCCGGGCACGACATCGGCGCGGCATGGAAGAAAACCAGCGAGGCCGGGCGGCCCTACGTGTCCGTGACCCTCGACGATCCTTCGTTCCCGGCGACGGTCTATGCCCGCCTGATCGAAGGCGAGGACGGCACGCACGACCTGATCTGGTCGCGCAGCAAGCCCAAGGCGGCCTGA